AAGAGACGCAGACCGAGGCCCCCGTGGTGATCACGCAGGGCCGGCACCACGTGCCGCCGTCGGAGTGCAACGTCATCGGCGAGATGGTTTTGAAGGATCTGCCGCCCGGCCCGCTGGTGGACCGGATCCGCGTCAAGTACGGTCTCGCAGCGGACGGGACGCTGCACATCACCGTCACCGACACTGTCAGCAAGAAGAGCACCAGCGACATCAAACGCGGCCTCGCCCACCTGATCGCGAAGACGCCGCACAACTGACCCAACCGGGGCGGAGGGCTGCCAAACAGGTGGCCCTCCCCCCATTCCTCTGACTTCTCCCGGAGAAAACCCATGATCCTCAAGAACAGTTATCTCGAACAAGTAGCTCGCGGACTGATCAAACTCACGCCTACGCAGGCGAAATCCACAGCCGCCATCCTGAACGAGTTCCTCCTGGTCCTCCTGGACTGCTCGGGCAGCATGAACGAGGAGTGCGGTCGCACGCACCGCCTGGGTGCGGCTCAGGACGCCATCCTCCGACTGCTGGACACGCGGCGGGCTCTCAAGGCCGATGACCAGATTGCCGTCATCGCCTTCCACGACGACGCCCACCTCGTCCTGCCCCCGACGCGATGCAGAGACCATGGTTCGACGATCGAGAAAGCGATCCGATCGATCACCGGCGGGGGCGGCACGAGCCTGGCGGTGCCCCTGATCCTGGCCGGCACGATCGTACCGGGCAGCGGAGCGGCTCACATCGTGATGCTCTCGGACGGCCATGGCGGCGACCCCACGAGTGCGGCCGACAAGCTCAAGCGGCGGGGAGCGATTATCGAGACGATCGGCGTGGGCAACGATCCTGCAGAGGTAGCCGAGGATTACTTAAGAGCGGCTGCGAGTGTCCTCAACGGCAAGGTGCTCTACCGGTTCATCACCGACGCGGACGAGATGTCGCACTATTTCCGCACGGAGATCGCCAATCGGCTGGTGTATCGGAGCAAGTCATGAGCCCGGAAGAAGCCCGTCAGAACCTGGGACTGCCCCGCAAGTTCACCCAGCAGGACGTTGAGCGGGCCTACGCCGAGCAGTCTCGCCCGTACATGCTCCGGGCTCAGCACGACACCAACCCGGATGAGCGCGAGGTCGCCAAGAACGCCCTGGCGGTGCTGCAGGACGCGTATCACAAGCTGACCGGCAAATCGCGGCCGGAGCTGATCAAGCCCTCGGGCAACATGGGGCAGGCCGCGTCAGAGCTCATTCGCCACCGGTCGCTGAATGGTTCGTGCCCGTCCAGACATGCTTCACCGACCCGTCCGCGGCGGCAGGAAGGCGCCGTCTGGGGACAACGGGCCGTCACCAAAGAGCGCTTGGTGGCCGCGTTGATCTTCGTCTTGATCTGCCTCGTCAACCTCCTGCTCCTCAGTACCGCGGTCGGCGGGCTTCCGTGAGGGCGATTCGAGGTTTGCAGGAATGATTTCTGACGAAACTTATCTCACATAGACGAGGTGAAGGGTCTCGGCTCCGACGGCGAGACCCTTGTTGTAGGAGCAATAGACATGGAACGACCCGTTAACCAGCAACCGCTGGCCAGTAAGCAGTTCGATCGCGTCCACGTTGCGATCTGGCCTCAGGAAAAGAAGGAGAACGATAACGGGGGCCGGCTCTGGTTCAGCGTCGGCATCACCCGCCGCTACCAGGACGGCAGCGGGCAATGGCAATCCTCGAACCACTACACAGCCCGGGACCTCCCGCACCTGCAGCTCGC
Above is a window of Phycisphaerae bacterium DNA encoding:
- a CDS encoding VWA domain-containing protein, encoding MILKNSYLEQVARGLIKLTPTQAKSTAAILNEFLLVLLDCSGSMNEECGRTHRLGAAQDAILRLLDTRRALKADDQIAVIAFHDDAHLVLPPTRCRDHGSTIEKAIRSITGGGGTSLAVPLILAGTIVPGSGAAHIVMLSDGHGGDPTSAADKLKRRGAIIETIGVGNDPAEVAEDYLRAAASVLNGKVLYRFITDADEMSHYFRTEIANRLVYRSKS